One window of Pseudacidobacterium ailaaui genomic DNA carries:
- a CDS encoding cytochrome c-type biogenesis protein, translated as MRRIAHISCLALLLLFTLGSADTAVRYNELSHKMMCACGCGQVLGECNHLGCPDSERMLGELRTALGKGESDTAILAAFQAKYGPTILAAPMLTRFNIVAWIVPPAVLLLGIFATFALVRKWKLRTVATSVPPSIHELDRIRDQIRKETEL; from the coding sequence ATGCGGCGCATTGCACACATCTCCTGTCTTGCTCTGTTGCTGCTTTTCACACTCGGATCAGCTGATACTGCAGTCCGCTATAACGAACTCAGCCATAAGATGATGTGTGCCTGCGGATGCGGTCAGGTGCTGGGCGAGTGCAACCATCTTGGCTGTCCGGACTCTGAGCGGATGCTTGGCGAACTTCGCACCGCCCTCGGCAAGGGCGAGAGTGACACTGCCATCCTTGCGGCCTTTCAGGCAAAATACGGTCCAACCATCCTGGCCGCTCCCATGCTCACCCGATTCAATATTGTCGCCTGGATCGTGCCTCCGGCCGTTTTGCTCCTGGGCATCTTTGCCACCTTCGCGCTGGTGCGCAAGTGGAAACTGCGGACAGTCGCCACCTCCGTTCCTCCTTCCATCCATGAGTTGGATCGCATTCGAGACCAGATCCGGAAAGAGACCGAACTATGA
- a CDS encoding HAD family hydrolase produces MQSIPADQVRMVVFDLDGTLIDSRKDLANSINAMLAEFGRQPLPEEIIAEYIGDGAGMLVRRALGDPDDEALVESALASFLHHYRVHKLDFTYVYHGVFEALEALKHGRKLAVLTNKPVRPAQEICAALGLGPYFFRIYGGNSFSTKKPDPEGLNFLIHEAGVLPEETVMVGDSDVDILTARRAGTWAIGCRYGLSSHKVESIPSDCLVDSPLEWISVLDMARQKK; encoded by the coding sequence ATGCAATCCATTCCTGCAGATCAAGTACGCATGGTCGTCTTTGACCTGGACGGAACGCTTATCGACTCGCGTAAGGACCTGGCAAATTCCATCAATGCCATGCTGGCCGAATTTGGGCGCCAACCATTGCCGGAAGAGATCATCGCTGAATATATCGGCGACGGCGCAGGGATGCTGGTGCGGCGGGCGCTGGGCGATCCCGATGATGAAGCGCTGGTGGAAAGCGCGCTGGCTTCTTTCCTGCACCACTACCGTGTGCACAAACTGGATTTCACCTATGTGTACCACGGGGTCTTTGAAGCGCTCGAAGCGCTGAAGCATGGCAGAAAGCTGGCCGTGCTTACCAACAAGCCTGTCCGGCCGGCCCAGGAAATCTGCGCAGCGCTCGGCCTGGGTCCTTATTTTTTCCGTATCTACGGTGGAAACAGCTTCTCCACAAAAAAACCTGACCCGGAAGGGTTGAACTTTCTCATTCATGAAGCCGGCGTCCTACCCGAAGAAACCGTCATGGTGGGCGACTCAGACGTGGACATCCTCACTGCACGACGGGCAGGCACCTGGGCCATCGGTTGCCGTTACGGCCTTTCTTCGCATAAAGTGGAATCCATACCATCAGATTGTCTTGTTGATTCACCGCTAGAATGGATTTCTGTTCTGGACATGGCCAGGCAGAAAAAATAA
- a CDS encoding TonB-dependent receptor: MLRTVLLTLLLACPLSHASATEPPAAAASVAVAAITGTVTDTTGAIVPGAQVQLHDATGASVASATTDSTGHFRLQPPHAGDFTLIIALPGFQTATQTVHAGPTPSAPLNVPLAVAATVTQVEVNGNTNVDLTASDDNGDTSVMTADDLKQMPVFDNDYVSAMSNFLDSGEGMTAGAGLMVDGVEANRALVSPSAVQEVHINEDPYSARYYWPGRGQIEIITKQSADAYHGELNFLFRDASMNAQNRFAPNKPPEQRRIYEGSVTGPLWHAKKWTFLGSFNRAEEDLNAIVNANVAPTPENPAGIYNVTVPAPTRDTEFSLRIGHQINDQHSASLMYSFQDATNRNQGVGNQTLPEAGYNTETREDDLVFHDDYIVSPSILNQASVVLERSYDPISNVTNQPRINVKGYFTGGSAQDAQVRTEYNLRANEIVSWVKGPHNLKFGINLPHLSRRVLEDHTNSAGTYTYGPTYSADGTLLATAIQNYQSGVPSGFSIQQGRTRFVYHQQEVGAFIQDQLKVTPFFSLTPGLRYDWQNFLGGDTNNFSPRLSFALVLDQKSEMVLRGGGGIYYDRIGSGPLADLARYEHADLRLLQVSSNQQPLCSPITDCADLSALPPSLVELAPGIKTPYQINYGISLDRKVGEKGTISIGGRMNRGVDLFRSVDVNAPLPPDYSQRPDASISQLRQIQSAGTQNGSALDINYRGRLNKYFTGFAWYTWSHYGNNTSGISWFPENQFDPNAEWGPADWDERHHFGFYGMFNSDHLLNLGVGIFANTGKPWTITTGTDAYGTNLFNARPDDVPRNSETGPDYADLDLRWGYDFKLHPREMDKSPTLGLSASAFNVLNHPNGSYVDTVEGSEDFGDVTSAYPPRRMQLAMRFVF, encoded by the coding sequence TTGCTACGCACTGTTTTGCTGACATTGCTTCTTGCCTGCCCTTTGAGCCATGCGTCGGCTACCGAGCCTCCCGCTGCTGCTGCAAGCGTAGCGGTCGCTGCCATCACTGGCACTGTTACAGACACCACGGGGGCCATTGTTCCGGGGGCCCAGGTCCAGTTACATGACGCAACAGGAGCATCGGTGGCCTCTGCCACCACAGACAGTACCGGCCACTTCCGTCTCCAGCCTCCCCATGCTGGAGATTTCACTCTGATCATTGCCCTTCCCGGTTTCCAGACGGCAACGCAAACCGTCCATGCCGGACCAACCCCTTCCGCACCTTTGAATGTTCCTCTGGCAGTCGCCGCTACCGTCACGCAGGTTGAAGTCAACGGAAATACCAACGTGGATCTCACTGCTTCCGATGACAACGGCGACACCTCCGTCATGACGGCCGACGACCTGAAGCAAATGCCTGTCTTTGACAACGACTATGTTTCAGCGATGAGCAATTTCCTCGATTCCGGAGAGGGAATGACGGCCGGCGCGGGCCTGATGGTAGATGGTGTGGAAGCCAACCGCGCCCTCGTCTCCCCATCCGCCGTGCAGGAGGTGCACATCAATGAGGACCCCTACTCGGCCCGCTACTACTGGCCCGGACGTGGACAGATTGAGATCATCACCAAACAGTCCGCAGATGCATATCATGGCGAGCTGAACTTTCTCTTCCGCGATGCCTCCATGAATGCGCAGAACCGCTTTGCGCCCAACAAACCTCCGGAGCAACGACGCATCTACGAAGGCAGCGTCACCGGGCCACTTTGGCATGCGAAAAAATGGACCTTTCTCGGCTCCTTCAACCGTGCCGAAGAAGACCTGAACGCGATTGTGAATGCAAATGTCGCTCCCACACCGGAAAATCCCGCAGGCATCTATAACGTCACCGTGCCCGCACCCACACGGGATACTGAGTTCTCCCTGCGCATCGGTCACCAGATCAACGATCAGCATTCAGCTTCCCTGATGTATTCGTTTCAAGACGCCACCAATCGCAATCAGGGAGTTGGCAACCAGACGCTACCCGAAGCCGGATATAACACGGAAACAAGGGAAGATGACCTGGTCTTTCACGATGACTACATTGTCTCCCCGTCCATCCTGAACCAGGCCTCTGTTGTACTCGAACGCAGCTACGATCCCATTTCCAACGTTACCAACCAGCCGCGCATCAACGTAAAAGGCTATTTCACAGGGGGAAGCGCGCAGGATGCTCAGGTGCGTACCGAATACAACCTTCGCGCCAATGAGATTGTTTCCTGGGTCAAAGGACCGCACAACCTCAAGTTCGGTATTAACCTGCCGCATCTGAGCCGACGCGTTCTCGAAGATCATACCAACTCGGCTGGGACCTATACCTACGGCCCCACTTACAGCGCAGATGGCACTCTGCTTGCCACCGCCATTCAGAACTATCAGTCTGGCGTGCCCTCTGGCTTCTCAATACAGCAGGGCCGGACCCGGTTTGTGTATCACCAGCAGGAGGTAGGCGCATTCATTCAGGACCAGCTGAAGGTCACCCCCTTCTTTTCTCTGACGCCGGGCCTTCGCTATGACTGGCAGAACTTCCTCGGCGGGGACACGAACAACTTTTCACCGCGCCTGTCCTTTGCGCTCGTCCTGGACCAGAAGAGCGAAATGGTGCTGCGCGGAGGTGGGGGCATTTATTACGACCGCATTGGTTCTGGGCCACTGGCTGACCTGGCCCGTTACGAACATGCCGATCTGCGCCTGCTTCAGGTCTCTTCAAACCAGCAGCCCCTCTGCAGTCCCATTACTGACTGCGCAGACCTGTCTGCCCTTCCTCCCTCGCTGGTGGAGTTGGCGCCGGGCATCAAAACACCTTATCAGATAAACTACGGGATTTCTCTGGACCGCAAGGTTGGGGAGAAAGGGACCATTTCCATCGGCGGTCGCATGAATCGCGGCGTAGACCTCTTTCGTTCCGTAGATGTCAATGCCCCTCTGCCTCCCGATTACAGCCAGCGTCCTGATGCCAGCATTTCACAGCTTCGTCAGATCCAGTCTGCAGGAACACAGAACGGAAGCGCACTGGACATCAACTATCGCGGACGCCTGAACAAATACTTCACAGGATTCGCGTGGTACACCTGGAGCCACTATGGCAACAACACCAGCGGCATCTCGTGGTTTCCAGAAAATCAATTTGATCCCAATGCAGAGTGGGGTCCGGCCGACTGGGACGAGCGTCATCACTTCGGCTTCTATGGGATGTTCAATTCCGATCACCTGCTGAATCTGGGAGTAGGAATTTTTGCAAATACAGGCAAGCCCTGGACCATTACTACCGGGACCGACGCTTATGGAACAAACCTCTTCAATGCCCGTCCGGATGATGTTCCGCGCAACTCCGAGACCGGGCCGGACTACGCTGACCTTGATCTGCGCTGGGGCTATGACTTCAAGCTGCATCCCAGAGAGATGGACAAAAGCCCCACGCTGGGTCTGTCTGCGTCCGCCTTCAACGTTCTGAACCATCCCAACGGCTCCTATGTGGACACCGTGGAGGGCAGCGAAGACTTTGGCGACGTAACCAGTGCTTATCCGCCGCGCAGAATGCAGCTCGCCATGCGCTTTGTGTTCTGA
- a CDS encoding carboxypeptidase-like regulatory domain-containing protein, with protein MTLNLHLRRSAQFLFAFLAPLVSVGAFAVTVTGTVTNKTTNKPAAGDDVVLIAFAQGMQEAARTKTDAHGHYSINVPDEGMHLIRVDHQKAAYFQPLRPGTTTADVEVFDVAPKIDGVSTEADVIRMETDAQGLHVIENYFVKNESNPPKTQFGPRAYEIYLPPDARIEGSAAMGPGGMPVSSSPVPTGEKGYYSFVFPVRPGETRFQVSYHLPYNGSFTFTPRVSLPTQNIAVMLPKSMKFAAGGTVPFQPINEDVNAQTFLARNVAPAQAMAFTVSGTGSMPREEQGQSGEQGGPTAAANDNRPGGGLGNPIDTPDPLNKYKWWILSGLALVLAMAAAFLLRAKPEAAASTAAAPSSTPSTSASPSHGDLLSALKEELFVLETERLEGKLSDSEYAEQKAALETVLRRALARQTMTAPSL; from the coding sequence ATGACATTGAATCTCCACCTTCGGCGCAGCGCGCAGTTCCTGTTTGCCTTTCTGGCTCCTCTCGTCTCTGTAGGGGCCTTTGCGGTTACTGTAACTGGTACAGTGACAAATAAAACGACCAATAAGCCTGCTGCTGGAGATGATGTCGTCCTGATAGCCTTCGCGCAGGGAATGCAGGAAGCAGCCCGCACCAAGACCGATGCACATGGCCACTACTCCATCAATGTGCCCGACGAAGGAATGCACCTCATCCGTGTGGACCACCAGAAGGCCGCCTATTTCCAGCCGCTTCGTCCCGGCACAACAACCGCAGATGTTGAGGTGTTTGATGTGGCCCCGAAAATTGACGGCGTGAGCACAGAGGCCGATGTCATCCGCATGGAAACCGATGCGCAGGGACTGCACGTCATTGAAAATTATTTTGTGAAGAACGAGTCCAATCCGCCAAAAACACAATTTGGCCCGCGTGCGTATGAAATCTACCTGCCCCCGGACGCACGCATCGAAGGCTCTGCGGCCATGGGCCCGGGAGGAATGCCCGTCTCTTCGTCTCCCGTTCCCACCGGCGAAAAAGGCTATTATTCTTTTGTCTTTCCTGTCCGTCCGGGTGAGACACGCTTTCAGGTCAGCTATCATCTGCCCTATAACGGAAGCTTTACCTTCACACCTCGGGTCTCGCTCCCTACGCAGAACATCGCCGTCATGCTGCCGAAGAGCATGAAGTTTGCTGCCGGGGGCACTGTGCCATTTCAGCCCATCAATGAAGATGTAAACGCACAGACGTTCCTTGCCCGCAATGTCGCCCCCGCGCAGGCCATGGCCTTTACCGTCTCCGGGACCGGCTCCATGCCGCGTGAAGAACAGGGACAAAGCGGCGAGCAAGGCGGACCGACCGCAGCCGCCAATGACAACCGACCCGGTGGTGGACTCGGAAATCCGATAGACACTCCTGATCCTTTGAACAAATACAAGTGGTGGATCCTCAGTGGCCTCGCACTCGTGCTGGCCATGGCTGCGGCATTTTTACTGCGTGCAAAACCAGAGGCCGCGGCCTCAACTGCCGCAGCACCATCCAGCACACCTTCAACTTCTGCCAGTCCATCTCATGGAGATTTGCTCTCGGCCCTGAAGGAAGAGCTTTTTGTTTTGGAAACCGAGCGTCTGGAAGGCAAGCTCTCTGATTCCGAGTATGCAGAGCAAAAGGCGGCACTCGAAACCGTTTTACGCAGGGCGCTGGCCCGGCAGACGATGACCGCGCCTTCCCTTTGA
- a CDS encoding SDR family oxidoreductase: protein MSIQKVAFITGANRGIGLETARQLGKIQGIHVIIGSRDLAKGQAAAEALRAEGADVEAVRFDITRPEDYREIFEFLDKKFGKLDILINNAGIAKEDFFKSTVSTVSPAVLRETFETNFFGAVELTQTLLPLIKKAPEGRIVNLSSILGSLTLHADPKSPIAGSKAFAYNASKAALNAFTIHLAHELRRTKIKVNSAHPGWVKTEMGTEAAPMEIPDGARTSVALATLPADGPTGAYIHLGETLPW, encoded by the coding sequence ATGTCTATTCAGAAAGTTGCATTCATTACTGGCGCAAACCGTGGCATTGGTCTTGAGACGGCGCGCCAACTCGGAAAGATCCAGGGCATTCACGTAATCATCGGCTCCCGTGACCTGGCCAAAGGGCAGGCGGCGGCCGAAGCCTTGCGCGCCGAAGGGGCTGATGTTGAAGCCGTGCGCTTTGATATTACCCGCCCGGAAGACTACCGGGAGATCTTTGAATTTTTAGATAAGAAATTTGGCAAGCTGGACATTCTTATCAATAATGCTGGCATTGCAAAGGAAGACTTCTTTAAAAGCACCGTATCCACCGTGTCTCCTGCGGTCCTGCGTGAAACCTTTGAAACAAACTTCTTTGGCGCAGTTGAACTGACGCAGACGCTTCTTCCCCTGATAAAAAAAGCTCCGGAAGGACGGATTGTCAATCTTTCGAGCATCCTCGGATCGCTCACGCTGCATGCGGATCCAAAATCCCCCATTGCAGGCTCAAAGGCCTTTGCCTATAACGCCTCCAAGGCGGCGTTGAACGCCTTCACCATTCATCTGGCCCATGAGCTGCGCCGTACAAAAATCAAGGTCAATTCCGCGCACCCAGGCTGGGTAAAGACGGAGATGGGTACCGAGGCGGCCCCCATGGAGATTCCTGATGGCGCTCGGACCAGCGTTGCTCTTGCCACTCTGCCTGCTGATGGTCCTACAGGGGCCTATATCCACCTCGGGGAAACCTTGCCCTGGTGA
- a CDS encoding LysR family transcriptional regulator: MELHQLRYVCAIAEMGSFSRAAEHCHVAQPSLSQQVSKLEEELGTRLFDRLGRRVRLTDAGRAFLARARAILQEVEAARFEVDDARKNTKGSITVGVIPTVAPYFMPARVAAFTHKYPEATLKIVEETTPVLVERVRDLSLDMAILALPLRHREFVITPLLREPLFAVLPRDHPLACQSQVSLRDLRTEPFVLLRDSHCFHGVALAACQRARINPHVVFESGQFSSLLGMVSAGVGVSIVPAMAVDAAEDRVFVRIADQKAQRTIAAVVLRGRSLNRVQGASLEHLLQSDQNTKRMASCILRGG; this comes from the coding sequence ATGGAATTGCACCAACTGCGCTATGTATGTGCCATCGCTGAGATGGGCAGCTTTAGCCGCGCAGCGGAACACTGCCATGTGGCCCAGCCGTCTCTATCGCAGCAGGTCTCGAAGCTGGAAGAAGAGCTGGGGACGCGGCTTTTTGACCGGCTAGGCCGCCGGGTGAGGCTTACGGATGCGGGCCGGGCCTTTCTTGCCCGTGCACGCGCCATTCTGCAGGAAGTGGAAGCAGCGCGTTTTGAGGTGGATGATGCAAGGAAGAACACGAAGGGAAGCATTACCGTCGGCGTCATTCCCACAGTTGCGCCATATTTTATGCCTGCGCGGGTAGCCGCTTTCACCCACAAGTACCCTGAGGCAACGCTAAAGATTGTCGAAGAGACAACGCCGGTCCTGGTAGAGAGGGTGCGCGACCTTTCCCTGGACATGGCCATTCTGGCCCTGCCTTTGCGCCATCGGGAATTTGTCATCACGCCGCTGCTTCGCGAGCCGCTCTTCGCTGTGCTGCCCCGGGACCATCCTCTGGCGTGTCAATCTCAGGTTTCCCTTCGTGATCTGCGCACAGAGCCTTTTGTGCTGTTGCGAGACAGCCATTGCTTCCACGGTGTAGCGCTAGCGGCCTGCCAGCGGGCACGCATCAATCCACATGTTGTGTTTGAAAGCGGTCAATTCAGCAGCCTGCTGGGGATGGTTTCGGCCGGAGTGGGTGTGTCCATTGTTCCAGCAATGGCCGTAGATGCGGCCGAGGACCGGGTCTTTGTCCGCATTGCGGACCAGAAGGCCCAGCGGACCATCGCTGCGGTGGTCCTGCGGGGACGCTCCCTGAACCGTGTGCAGGGAGCGTCCCTGGAGCACCTGCTGCAAAGTGATCAGAACACAAAGCGCATGGCGAGCTGCATTCTGCGCGGCGGATAA
- a CDS encoding heme lyase CcmF/NrfE family subunit, producing the protein MPTFGSFALLLALALSGYTLLAGAVALRQLATGARGPILPERLAETARRAGIGSFIAVSCAAFALVWAAFSNDFSVAYILHHSNRALPGPYKFAALWSGQEGSLLLWAWLLTGYGFVLRIRHKVDVKLTAYASTILAGIQLFFLLLLNFAAPPFSLVSGPVPQDGFGLNPLLQYPEMVIHPPMLYLGYVGFSVPFAFALGALMMRYPGEKWIHITRRWTMVTWLFLTCGIFLGAHWAYSVLGWGGYWGWDPVENASLMPWLTGTAFLHSVMMQEKRGMMKHWNIWLIFSTFALSILGTLLTRSGLVSSVHAFAQSSIGSWFWAFLVLVLAVCLFTYVLQRDHLKSEHKLESLVSRESSFLFNNLVLLAACFTILWGTLFPVISEYVQGNKVTVGPPFYNRVAVPIGLFLLFLTGIGPLLAWRSSSFKSIRRNFVLPVAVALVTAMVLVACGMRPWQDTGAFYSLVAWSLAAMVTTAVASEFLRGARVIQRHTGQNLLASMVQLTRRNTRRYGGYIVHFGVVVIFIGLAGSAFNQSKEQELNYKQSMTIGPYRLECLDFSQDTNPNYDTEYAILDVYRGGKKVTQLAPERRFYQASQTTSTIVANHSTLAWDLYVIYAGKDPDNGQPIIKVFLNPLVAWIWIGVIIVVLGTFVALTPNMAAALAASRSRMPVAEVAVMAATKGGD; encoded by the coding sequence ATGCCCACCTTTGGTAGCTTCGCCCTTCTGCTGGCCCTGGCCCTAAGCGGATACACCCTTCTAGCAGGTGCGGTAGCCCTGCGCCAGCTTGCAACCGGAGCTCGCGGACCTATCTTGCCCGAGCGGCTGGCAGAAACTGCGCGTCGGGCCGGAATTGGCAGTTTTATCGCCGTAAGCTGTGCGGCCTTTGCCCTGGTATGGGCGGCGTTCAGCAACGATTTTTCCGTCGCTTATATCCTCCATCATTCCAATCGTGCCCTGCCCGGACCCTACAAGTTCGCCGCACTCTGGTCAGGACAGGAAGGCTCACTTCTGCTGTGGGCATGGCTACTCACCGGCTATGGATTTGTGCTGCGCATCCGGCACAAAGTAGATGTCAAACTCACGGCGTATGCTTCCACCATTCTTGCCGGGATCCAGCTCTTCTTTCTCCTGTTGCTGAATTTCGCCGCACCTCCCTTTTCCCTCGTCAGCGGACCCGTCCCCCAGGATGGCTTCGGGTTGAACCCGCTGCTGCAATATCCTGAGATGGTCATTCACCCGCCGATGCTCTATCTCGGATATGTAGGCTTCAGCGTGCCTTTTGCCTTCGCACTGGGCGCACTGATGATGCGATATCCCGGCGAAAAATGGATCCATATCACCCGCCGCTGGACCATGGTGACCTGGCTCTTTTTGACCTGCGGCATCTTTCTCGGCGCCCACTGGGCCTACTCAGTCCTCGGATGGGGCGGCTATTGGGGATGGGACCCAGTCGAGAATGCTTCCCTGATGCCTTGGCTTACAGGGACTGCTTTCCTGCACTCGGTCATGATGCAGGAAAAACGCGGCATGATGAAGCACTGGAACATCTGGCTCATCTTTTCTACCTTCGCGCTCTCCATTCTAGGGACACTCCTCACCCGTTCGGGCCTGGTCAGCTCGGTCCATGCCTTTGCCCAGTCCTCCATCGGCTCCTGGTTCTGGGCATTTCTCGTCCTTGTGCTGGCCGTCTGCCTGTTTACCTATGTTTTGCAGCGCGACCATCTCAAAAGCGAGCACAAACTGGAGTCGCTCGTTTCACGCGAATCCAGCTTTCTCTTCAATAATCTGGTGCTGCTGGCGGCCTGCTTCACAATTCTCTGGGGCACGCTCTTCCCTGTCATTTCCGAATATGTTCAGGGAAATAAAGTTACGGTCGGTCCACCGTTTTACAATCGCGTCGCCGTCCCTATCGGACTGTTCCTGCTCTTTCTTACCGGAATCGGCCCTTTGCTGGCATGGCGCAGTTCTTCCTTCAAAAGTATTCGCAGGAATTTTGTCCTCCCGGTGGCCGTAGCATTGGTAACGGCCATGGTCCTGGTTGCCTGCGGAATGCGGCCCTGGCAGGATACTGGCGCATTCTATTCTCTGGTTGCGTGGTCGCTGGCCGCAATGGTCACTACTGCTGTGGCTTCGGAGTTTCTGCGGGGCGCGCGCGTCATCCAGCGCCATACAGGGCAAAACCTCCTTGCTTCCATGGTGCAGCTGACACGCCGTAATACGCGCCGTTATGGCGGATACATTGTCCACTTCGGCGTAGTGGTCATCTTTATCGGGCTAGCCGGCTCGGCCTTTAACCAGAGCAAAGAGCAGGAGCTGAACTACAAACAAAGCATGACCATAGGCCCTTACCGGCTTGAGTGTCTCGACTTCTCTCAGGACACAAACCCGAATTACGACACCGAGTACGCCATTCTTGATGTGTATCGCGGCGGCAAAAAAGTCACACAACTTGCCCCTGAGCGCCGTTTTTATCAGGCCAGCCAGACAACCTCGACCATCGTTGCCAATCACTCAACCCTGGCCTGGGATCTGTATGTCATCTATGCCGGCAAAGATCCGGACAACGGCCAGCCTATTATTAAGGTCTTTCTCAATCCGCTGGTCGCATGGATCTGGATCGGCGTCATAATCGTTGTGCTGGGCACCTTTGTTGCGCTAACTCCCAACATGGCAGCGGCGCTTGCGGCAAGCCGCAGCCGTATGCCCGTAGCAGAAGTTGCTGTGATGGCTGCCACGAAAGGCGGCGACTGA
- the uvrB gene encoding excinuclease ABC subunit UvrB encodes MDFQLVSDYKPRGDQGRAIGELVSGIHAGEKHQVLLGVTGSGKTFTMAKVIEELNRPVLVLAHNKTLAAQLYHEFRQFFPNNAVEYFVSYYDYYQPEAYIPSGDLYIEKEATINEELDKLRLSATRSLFERRDVVIVSSVSCIYGLGDPDAYYGMLLLLKKGQRVRREDITRKLVEILYERNDTDFRRGTFRVRGDVIEVFPTYDENAYRIELFGDEVDSLSQIDPLFGTVKQKYARLPIYPKSHYVVQPQKRQAAIDSILEELAWWEKELESQGRLVEAQRVHQRTRFDLEMIKSVGYCHGIENYSRHFSGRLPGEPPPTLLDYFPRDFLIFIDESHATIPQLHGMWHGDRSRKQNLVDYGFRLPSAMDNRPLRFEEFEARTNQLVYVSATPGPYELTKASGVVIEQIIRPTGLIDPEVEVRPVRGQIDDLLAEIRERTKKNERVLVTTLTKRMAEDLAGYYTEVGVRCRYMHSEIETLERVRLLRDLRKGEYDVLIGINLLREGLDLPEVSLVAILDADKEGFLRSTGSLIQTIGRAARHVHGKAILYADRITDSMRQAMDETSRRREIQRAYNEEQGITPTSVVRAADMALAQILKAEYADLTEETDAMPEFQSQAELDAYILKLENEMREAAKVFEFEKAAKLRDTIKELRTKEFLFV; translated from the coding sequence ATGGATTTTCAGCTAGTCAGCGACTATAAGCCGCGCGGCGACCAGGGGCGCGCCATTGGTGAGCTTGTTTCCGGTATCCATGCCGGCGAAAAACACCAGGTGCTGCTTGGGGTCACAGGGTCGGGCAAGACATTTACGATGGCGAAAGTCATCGAAGAACTGAACCGCCCGGTGCTGGTGCTGGCGCACAACAAGACACTGGCCGCACAGCTCTATCACGAGTTTCGGCAGTTCTTTCCCAACAACGCCGTTGAGTACTTTGTCTCTTACTACGACTACTACCAGCCGGAAGCCTATATTCCCTCCGGTGACCTCTATATCGAAAAGGAGGCCACGATCAATGAAGAACTGGACAAGCTGCGGCTTTCGGCCACACGTTCGCTTTTTGAGCGCCGCGATGTGGTCATCGTCTCTTCTGTCTCCTGCATTTACGGCCTGGGCGATCCGGATGCGTATTACGGCATGCTTCTGTTGCTGAAAAAAGGCCAGCGCGTACGCCGGGAAGACATTACACGCAAACTGGTTGAAATTCTTTATGAACGCAATGACACTGACTTCCGCCGGGGAACTTTTCGCGTACGCGGTGATGTGATTGAAGTCTTTCCCACCTACGATGAAAATGCTTATCGCATCGAGCTGTTTGGCGATGAGGTTGATTCGCTCTCGCAGATTGATCCGCTCTTCGGCACCGTAAAGCAGAAGTATGCGAGATTGCCAATCTATCCGAAAAGCCATTACGTAGTGCAGCCGCAGAAACGGCAGGCAGCAATCGACTCGATTCTGGAAGAGCTGGCGTGGTGGGAAAAAGAACTCGAATCTCAGGGACGCCTGGTGGAGGCCCAGCGCGTGCATCAGCGTACCCGGTTCGATCTGGAGATGATCAAGTCTGTTGGCTATTGCCACGGAATCGAAAACTATTCGCGCCACTTTTCCGGCCGGCTTCCGGGCGAACCCCCGCCAACGCTGCTGGATTATTTTCCGCGCGATTTCCTGATCTTCATTGACGAATCGCACGCCACCATTCCGCAATTGCATGGCATGTGGCATGGCGACCGCTCGCGCAAACAGAACCTTGTGGACTATGGCTTCCGCCTGCCTTCTGCAATGGACAACCGTCCTTTGCGTTTTGAGGAGTTTGAAGCACGCACCAATCAGCTGGTCTATGTGTCTGCGACCCCGGGACCCTACGAGCTGACCAAGGCTTCAGGCGTGGTCATTGAACAGATCATCCGGCCCACCGGACTCATCGATCCTGAAGTAGAGGTGCGGCCGGTACGAGGGCAGATTGATGATCTGCTGGCCGAGATCCGTGAACGGACAAAGAAAAACGAACGTGTTCTGGTAACGACCCTGACCAAACGCATGGCCGAAGACCTGGCGGGATATTACACTGAGGTCGGGGTGCGCTGCCGCTATATGCACTCGGAGATTGAGACCCTTGAGCGCGTGCGGCTGCTGCGTGACCTGCGCAAGGGCGAATACGATGTGTTGATCGGCATTAATCTGCTGCGCGAAGGCTTAGACCTGCCGGAGGTTTCTCTGGTTGCAATTCTGGACGCAGACAAGGAAGGCTTTCTTCGCTCCACCGGATCGCTGATCCAGACCATCGGTCGGGCCGCACGCCATGTTCATGGCAAGGCGATTCTCTATGCAGACAGAATTACAGATTCGATGCGTCAGGCGATGGATGAGACTTCGCGACGCCGCGAAATCCAGCGCGCCTATAACGAGGAGCAGGGTATTACCCCGACTTCAGTCGTGCGCGCAGCCGATATGGCCCTGGCACAGATTCTTAAGGCCGAATACGCTGACCTTACGGAAGAAACCGATGCGATGCCAGAATTTCAGTCCCAGGCAGAACTGGATGCTTATATTCTGAAGCTTGAAAATGAGATGCGCGAGGCCGCAAAGGTCTTTGAATTTGAAAAGGCTGCAAAACTTCGGGACACCATAAAAGAGCTGCGGACCAAGGAATTCCTGTTTGTTTAA